From one Eucalyptus grandis isolate ANBG69807.140 chromosome 9, ASM1654582v1, whole genome shotgun sequence genomic stretch:
- the LOC104419808 gene encoding pathogenesis-related protein PR-1 type, whose amino-acid sequence MVASLDAPNMKLLVPSSLAIFVYIIGLICALAGISVAQNSHQDFVDEHNAARAEVGVSPITWNRTVAAYARKYAEERRGDCNLEHSGGPYGENLAKGYGVLSGRDSVKMWVGEEDDYDYSSNSCVVGECRHYTQVVWRDSVHLGCARVKCDDGWWFVICSYDPPGNYEGERPY is encoded by the coding sequence ATGGTCGCCTCGCTTGATGCTCCAAACATGAAATTGCTCGTACCTTCTTCTCTGGCCATATTCGTATACATCATCGGCCTAATCTGCGCCCTCGCTGGCATCTCGGTGGCGCAAAACTCTCATCAAGACTTCGTCGACGAGCACAATGCCGCCCGTGCTGAAGTCGGGGTCAGCCCGATCACTTGGAACCGTACGGTTGCGGCTTACGCTCGGAAGTACGCCGAGGAGCGGAGAGGCGACTGCAACCTCGAGCACTCTGGAGGGCCCTACGGCGAGAACCTGGCCAAGGGCTATGGCGTCCTGAGCGGCAGGGACTCGGTGAAGATGTGGGTGGGAGAGGAGGACGACTACGACTACAGCTCGAACTCGTGCGTGGTAGGCGAGTGCCGGCACTACACTCAAGTCGTGTGGCGCGACTCGGTTCATCTAGGATGCGCTCGAGTGAAGTGCGATGACGGGTGGTGGTTCGTGATATGCAGCTATGATCCTCCCGGCAATTATGAAGGCGAGCGGCCATATTGA
- the LOC104419809 gene encoding chitin biosynthesis protein CHS5: METTSKELLKLEKKGSSTSSMESTLAICKKKDSHSQRRRQHLSGKPLTSSAPTSQVLGKVKDFLGVISEANNKLQVNAKDNPQSYDIEVLDGNESEIIEMDLMLGIADLHTPEAVAAAESAAASCYPLNPLVSSTGETDSEDTTDDDDDDQNDNENSDDDQAGVPTKHARSESGEEDSYGGIGNKPSKKKPKKRTKITEL; the protein is encoded by the exons ATGGAGACCACGAGCAAAGAACTTCTGAAACTAGAGAAAAAGGGTTCCTCTACCTCATCTATGG AGTCCACACTGGCTATCTGTAAAAAGAAGGATTCACACTCTCAAAGAAGGCGACAGCATCTCAGCGGCAAGCCATTAACAAGTTCAGCTCCTACAAGCCAAG TTCTTGGAAAAGTGAAGGATTTTCTGGGGGTTATATCCGAAGCTAATAACAAATTGCAAGTCAATGCAAAG GACAATCCTCAAAGCTATGACATTGAAGTTCTCGACGGGAATGAATCAGAAATTATAGAAATG GACTTAATGTTGGGGATCGCTGATCTCCACACCCCTGAAGCAGTAGCAGCTGCAGAATCCGCAGCTGCGAGTTGTTATCCTCTGAATCCATTAGTTTCTAGCACTGGCGAAACAGATTCAGAAGATACTacagacgacgacgacgatgaccAAAATGACAATGAGAACAGTGATGATGATCAAGCGGGAGTTCCAACGAAGCACGCGAGGTCCGAGTCTGGTGAAGAGGATTCGTATGGAGGGATTGGAAACAAACCGTCGAAAAAGAAACCGAAAAAGCGTACCAAGATTACTGAGTTATGA